One Aliidongia dinghuensis DNA segment encodes these proteins:
- a CDS encoding 3-hydroxyacyl-CoA dehydrogenase NAD-binding domain-containing protein, producing MAETKPIRCITVIGTGVIGASWAALYLAKGLQVVATDPAPNAEARLREFVANAWPALERLGLAPGASQANLTFTADLGEALKGADFVQENAPERIEFKQKLYGQLDELLPPDVIIASSSSGIPMSQIQPGAAAHPERCVIGHPFNPPHLIPLVEIVGGAQTSEETIRRADEFYTSIGRKTVRIRKEMPGHVANRLQAALAREVYYLVAEGVVSAADVDTALSWGPGLRWGIMGNMMLNHLGGGAGGIEHFFQQFAGPMMAWWKTLGSPELTPEVQKKLIDSVHAEVGSRTVEELEADRDAVLMGLLELRAAGHRGGAPHAAAAE from the coding sequence ATGGCTGAGACCAAACCCATTCGCTGCATCACGGTCATCGGAACAGGCGTCATCGGCGCGAGCTGGGCGGCACTGTACCTTGCCAAGGGCCTGCAGGTCGTCGCGACCGACCCCGCGCCGAACGCGGAAGCCAGGTTGCGCGAGTTCGTCGCGAACGCCTGGCCGGCGCTCGAGCGGCTCGGCCTCGCGCCCGGCGCGTCGCAAGCGAACCTGACGTTCACGGCCGACCTCGGCGAGGCGCTGAAGGGCGCCGACTTCGTCCAGGAGAACGCGCCCGAGCGGATCGAATTCAAGCAGAAGCTCTATGGCCAGCTCGACGAGCTCCTGCCGCCGGACGTGATCATCGCCTCGAGCTCGTCGGGCATCCCGATGAGCCAGATCCAGCCGGGGGCTGCGGCGCACCCGGAGCGCTGCGTCATCGGCCATCCGTTCAATCCGCCGCACCTGATCCCGCTGGTCGAGATCGTCGGCGGGGCCCAAACCTCGGAGGAGACGATCCGGCGTGCGGACGAATTCTACACCTCGATCGGCCGCAAGACCGTGCGCATCCGCAAGGAGATGCCGGGCCACGTCGCCAACCGGCTGCAGGCCGCCCTGGCGCGTGAGGTCTACTACCTGGTTGCCGAGGGCGTCGTCAGCGCCGCCGACGTCGACACGGCCCTGTCGTGGGGCCCGGGCCTGCGCTGGGGCATCATGGGCAACATGATGCTCAATCACCTCGGCGGCGGCGCCGGCGGGATCGAGCACTTCTTCCAGCAGTTCGCCGGCCCGATGATGGCCTGGTGGAAGACGCTCGGCTCGCCGGAGCTGACGCCGGAAGTCCAGAAGAAGCTTATCGACAGCGTCCACGCCGAGGTCGGCTCGCGCACAGTCGAAGAGCTGGAGGCCGACCGGGACGCGGTCCTGATGGGCCTCCTGGAGCTCCGCGCCGCAGGCCATCGAGGCGGCGCTCCGCACGCCGCAGCGGCGGAGTAG
- a CDS encoding enoyl-CoA hydratase codes for MSDINTECSGGVLRVELNRPGRKNAMTAAMYTTMAEILTSSDQDEDVRVVLWHGAGDAFCAGNDVEDFLKNPPAPDDSPQVRLMNAFIGFSKPLVAAVQGTAVGGGTTMLTHCDFVYAGESARFQMPFVDLALVPEFGSSFSIPARMGHLRAAELILLAERFTAARAAELGLVTRVVPDAELFSTAAATAERLAAKASGALCASKRLLKQASIAPLRQAVAAEMAEFTARVVSADAKEALSAFLEKRPPNFNSTKKPVAAE; via the coding sequence ATGAGCGACATCAACACCGAATGTTCCGGCGGCGTGCTGCGGGTCGAACTGAACAGGCCGGGCCGCAAGAACGCCATGACCGCCGCCATGTACACGACCATGGCCGAGATCTTGACCAGTTCCGACCAGGACGAAGACGTCCGTGTCGTGCTCTGGCATGGCGCCGGAGACGCGTTCTGCGCCGGTAATGACGTCGAGGACTTCCTCAAGAATCCGCCGGCGCCGGACGACTCGCCACAGGTCCGTCTGATGAACGCCTTCATCGGATTTTCAAAGCCGTTGGTCGCGGCCGTGCAGGGCACGGCGGTCGGCGGCGGGACCACGATGCTCACTCACTGCGATTTCGTCTATGCCGGCGAAAGCGCGCGATTCCAAATGCCCTTTGTCGACCTGGCCCTCGTGCCGGAGTTCGGATCGAGCTTTTCGATCCCGGCGCGCATGGGGCATCTGCGGGCGGCGGAGCTGATCCTGCTGGCGGAGCGCTTCACCGCGGCGCGGGCGGCGGAGCTGGGGCTCGTCACGCGCGTCGTCCCCGACGCGGAGCTGTTCTCGACCGCGGCAGCGACCGCCGAGAGGCTCGCGGCCAAGGCCAGCGGCGCGCTCTGCGCCAGCAAGCGCCTCCTCAAGCAGGCGTCGATCGCCCCGCTGCGGCAGGCGGTGGCGGCCGAAATGGCGGAGTTCACGGCGCGAGTGGTTTCCGCAGACGCCAAGGAAGCCCTCTCCGCCTTCCTCGAGAAGCGCCCGCCCAATTTCAACAGCACGAAGAAGCCCGTCGCGGCCGAATAG
- a CDS encoding NHL repeat-containing protein, whose amino-acid sequence MTLNQAISIAPSSDAARSGRVFFLELSGDRICSANPDGTDVKTIVNGTGHFPDGLAVDADAGHIYWTNMGVPRLNDGSIERVDLDGGNRTVIVPPGGTHTPKQLHLDKAGGRLYWCDREGMRVMRCNLDGSKLETLVESGRGEADARDQTRWCVGITVDRKHGKIYWSQKGPDKAGLGRIFRAGIVIPAGENPASRSDIEVLFDGLPEPIDLELDEVNGLLYWTDRGDPPRGNTVNRAPIDRKVAEPEILVGHLMEAIGLALDVPGSRMFITDLAGSLYVADRDGGAPRPILIGEGNLTGVAYAEV is encoded by the coding sequence ATGACTTTAAACCAAGCCATAAGCATCGCGCCGTCGTCGGATGCGGCCCGTTCCGGCCGAGTGTTCTTCCTCGAGCTGAGCGGCGACCGCATCTGTTCGGCAAACCCCGACGGGACTGACGTCAAGACGATCGTGAACGGCACGGGGCACTTCCCCGACGGCTTGGCCGTCGATGCCGATGCCGGTCACATCTATTGGACGAACATGGGGGTTCCCCGCCTGAACGATGGCTCGATCGAGCGCGTCGACCTGGACGGTGGGAACCGCACCGTCATCGTGCCGCCGGGCGGCACGCATACGCCGAAGCAGCTCCACCTCGATAAGGCGGGCGGCAGGCTCTACTGGTGCGACCGCGAGGGCATGCGCGTGATGCGCTGCAACCTCGACGGCTCCAAACTGGAGACGCTGGTCGAGAGCGGCCGCGGCGAAGCGGATGCGCGCGACCAGACCCGGTGGTGCGTCGGCATTACTGTCGATCGGAAGCACGGGAAGATCTACTGGAGCCAGAAGGGACCGGACAAGGCCGGCCTCGGCCGCATCTTCCGCGCCGGCATCGTCATCCCGGCGGGCGAGAACCCGGCGAGCCGCTCCGACATCGAGGTGCTGTTCGACGGCCTGCCCGAGCCTATCGACCTCGAGCTCGATGAGGTGAACGGCCTGCTCTATTGGACCGATCGCGGCGATCCTCCGCGTGGCAACACCGTCAATCGCGCGCCCATCGACCGAAAGGTCGCCGAGCCGGAGATCCTGGTCGGGCACCTGATGGAGGCCATTGGCCTCGCGCTCGATGTGCCCGGCAGCCGCATGTTCATCACCGACCTCGCCGGCTCGCTCTACGTCGCCGACCGCGATGGCGGCGCCCCGCGCCCCATCCTCATCGGAGAGGGCAACCTCACCGGCGTCGCCTACGCCGAAGTCTGA